Proteins encoded within one genomic window of Malus sylvestris isolate BBL-3571246 chloroplast, complete genome:
- the psbD gene encoding photosystem II protein D2 gives MTIALGKFTKDENDLFDIMDDWLRRDRFVFVGWSGLLLFPCAYFALGGWFTGTTFVTSWYTHGLASSYLEGCNFLTAAVSTPANSLAHSLLLLWGPEAQGDFTRWCQLGGLWTFVALHGAFGLIGFMLRQFELARSVQLRPYNAIAFSGPIAVFVSVFLIYPLGQSGWFFAPSFGVAAIFRFILFFQGFHNWTLNPFHMMGVAGVLGAALLCAIHGATVENTLFEDGDGANTFRAFNPTQAEETYSMVTANRFWSQIFGVAFSNKRWLHFFMLFVPVTGLWMSALGVVGLALNLRAYDFVSQEIRAAEDPEFETFYTKNILLNEGIRAWMAAQDQPHENLIFPEEVLPRGNAL, from the coding sequence ATGACTATAGCCCTTGGTAAATTTACCAAAGACGAAAATGATTTATTTGATATTATGGATGACTGGTTACGGAGGGACCGCTTCGTTTTTGTAGGTTGGTCTGGCCTATTACTCTTTCCTTGTGCCTATTTCGCTTTAGGGGGTTGGTTCACAGGTACAACCTTTGTAACTTCATGGTATACCCATGGATTAGCAAGTTCCTATTTGGAAGGCTGTAACTTCTTAACCGCGGCAGTTTCCACTCCGGCTAATAGTTTAGCGCACTCGTTGTTGTTACTATGGGGTCCTGAAGCACAAGGAGATTTTACTCGTTGGTGTCAATTAGGCGGTCTATGGACTTTTGTTGCTCTACATGGCGCTTTCGGACTAATAGGTTTTATGTTACGTCAATTTGAGCTTGCTCGATCTGTTCAATTGCGACCTTATAATGCAATCGCATTCTCCGGTCCAATTGCTGTTTTTGTTTCTGTATTCCTAATTTATCCGTTAGGTCAGTCTGGTTGGTTCTTTGCGCCCAGTTTTGGTGTAGCAGCTATATTTCGATTCATCCTCTTTTTCCAGGGGTTTCATAATTGGACATTGAACCCATTTCATATGATGGGAGTTGCTGGGGTGTTGGGCGCTGCTCTGTTATGCGCTATTCATGGTGCTACCGTAGAAAATACTTTATTTGAAGATGGTGATGGTGCAAATACATTCCGTGCTTTTAACCCAACTCAAGCTGAAGAAACTTATTCAATGGTCACCGCTAACCGTTTTTGGTCCCAAATCTTTGGGGTTGCTTTTTCCAATAAACGTTGGTTACATTTCTTTATGTTATTTGTACCAGTAACCGGTTTATGGATGAGTGCTCTTGGAGTAGTAGGTCTGGCCCTGAACCTACGTGCCTATGACTTCGTTTCTCAGGAAATCCGTGCAGCGGAAGATCCTGAATTTGAGACTTTCTACACCAAAAATATTCTCTTAAACGAAGGTATTCGTGCTTGGATGGCGGCTCAAGATCAGCCTCATGAAAACCTTATATTCCCTGAGGAGGTTCTACCCCGTGGAAACGCTCTTTAA
- the psbC gene encoding photosystem II CP43 chlorophyll apoprotein: MKTLYSLRRFYPVETLFNGTLALAGRDQETTGFAWWAGNARLINLSGKLLGAHVAHAGLIVFWAGAMNLFEVAHFVPEKPMYEQGLILLPHLATLGWGVGPGGEVLDTFPYFVSGVLHLISSAVLGFGGIYHALLGPETLEESFPFFGYVWKDRNKMTTILGIHLILLGIGAFLLVFKALYFGGVYDTWAPGGGDVRKITNLTLSPSIVFGYLLKSPFGGEGWIVSVDDLEDIIGGHVWLGSICILGGIWHILTKPFAWARRALVWSGEAYLSYSLGALSVFGFIACCFVWFNNTAYPSEFYGPTGPEASQAQAFTFLVRDQRLGANVGSAQGPTGLGKYLMRSPTGEVIFGGETMRFWDLRAPWLEPLRGPNGLDLSRLKKDIQPWQERRSAEYMTHAPLGSLNSVGGVATEINAVNYVSPRSWLATSHFVLGFFLFVGHLWHAGRARAAAAGFEKGIDRDFEPVLSMTPLN; this comes from the coding sequence ATGAAAACCTTATATTCCCTGAGGAGGTTCTACCCCGTGGAAACGCTCTTTAATGGAACTTTAGCTTTAGCCGGTCGTGACCAAGAAACCACCGGTTTCGCCTGGTGGGCCGGGAATGCCCGACTTATCAATTTATCCGGTAAACTACTGGGGGCTCATGTAGCCCATGCCGGATTAATCGTATTCTGGGCCGGAGCAATGAACCTATTTGAAGTGGCTCATTTCGTACCAGAGAAGCCTATGTATGAACAAGGATTAATTTTACTTCCTCACCTAGCTACTCTAGGTTGGGGGGTAGGTCCGGGTGGGGAAGTTCTAGACACCTTTCCATACTTTGTGTCTGGAGTACTTCACTTAATTTCCTCTGCAGTATTGGGCTTTGGCGGTATTTATCATGCACTTCTGGGACCCGAGACTCTTGAAGAATCTTTTCCATTCTTCGGTTATGTATGGAAAGATAGAAATAAAATGACTACAATTTTGGGTATTCACTTAATCTTGTTAGGTATAGGTGCTTTTCTTCTAGTATTCAAGGCTCTTTATTTTGGGGGTGTATATGATACCTGGGCTCCGGGCGGGGGAGATGTAAGAAAAATTACCAACTTGACCCTTAGCCCAAGTATTGTATTTGGTTATTTACTAAAATCCCCCTTTGGCGGAGAAGGGTGGATCGTTAGTGTAGACGATTTGGAAGATATAATTGGTGGGCATGTATGGTTAGGTTCCATTTGTATACTTGGTGGAATCTGGCATATCTTAACCAAACCCTTTGCATGGGCTCGCCGTGCACTTGTATGGTCTGGAGAGGCTTACTTGTCTTATAGTTTAGGTGCTTTATCCGTTTTTGGTTTTATTGCTTGTTGCTTTGTTTGGTTCAATAATACCGCCTATCCTAGTGAGTTTTATGGACCCACTGGACCAGAAGCTTCTCAAGCTCAAGCATTTACTTTTTTGGTTAGAGACCAACGTCTTGGGGCTAACGTAGGATCCGCTCAAGGACCTACCGGTTTAGGTAAATATCTAATGCGTTCGCCGACCGGGGAAGTTATTTTTGGAGGAGAAACTATGCGTTTCTGGGATCTGCGTGCTCCCTGGTTAGAACCCTTAAGGGGTCCTAATGGTTTGGACTTGAGTAGGTTGAAAAAAGACATACAGCCTTGGCAAGAACGACGTTCTGCGGAATATATGACTCATGCTCCTTTAGGTTCTTTAAATTCCGTGGGTGGCGTAGCTACCGAGATCAACGCAGTCAATTATGTTTCTCCTAGAAGTTGGTTAGCTACTTCTCATTTTGTTCTAGGATTCTTCCTATTCGTAGGTCATTTATGGCACGCGGGAAGGGCTCGTGCAGCTGCAGCAGGATTTGAAAAAGGAATTGATCGTGATTTTGAACCTGTTCTTTCCATGACTCCTCTTAACTGA